In one window of Pseudoalteromonas espejiana DSM 9414 DNA:
- a CDS encoding DUF2835 domain-containing protein, with amino-acid sequence MTEYYFYLNLSYNKCMDYYHGRYSSLQVVEDNGKTIRFAASHLRPYISSIGIRGRFRLLLTPENKFIRLERIA; translated from the coding sequence ATGACAGAGTATTACTTTTACTTAAACTTGAGCTATAACAAGTGCATGGACTATTACCATGGCCGTTATAGCTCACTGCAAGTTGTTGAGGATAACGGCAAAACAATACGTTTTGCCGCTTCACACCTACGCCCTTATATTTCTTCTATTGGAATAAGAGGGCGCTTTAGACTATTACTCACCCCTGAGAATAAATTTATTCGCCTCGAACGTATCGCCTAA